From the Taeniopygia guttata chromosome 20, bTaeGut7.mat, whole genome shotgun sequence genome, one window contains:
- the HRH3 gene encoding histamine H3 receptor — MESGGALNGSAAAGRFAAAGTAALGALMALLIALTVAGNALVMLAFVADSSLRTQNNFFLLNLAISDFLVGAFCIPLYVPYVLTGRWIFGRSLCKLWLVVDYLLCTSSVFNIVLISYDRFLSVTRAVAYRAQQGNTRRAVLKMVMVWVLAFLLYGPAIISWEYISGQSIIPSGECYAEFFYNWYFLMTASTLEFFTPFISVMFFNLSIYLNIQKRTKMRLDVFHEVHNQSFTEEVERSPEAKLSLKCCKWEQKESAETLDPSKSKAQAAASTSSLDAKDLLETSSESSRKPKCCNKKSCKNSASTLSSEKQVKVVSQSTTQRFRLSRDKKVAKSLAIIVGIFGICWAPYTLLMIIRAGCHGQCISEFWYETSFWLLWINSAVNPVLYPLCHSSFRRAFIKLLCPKKMKIQPHYALENH, encoded by the exons aTGGAGAGCGGCGGGGCGCTGAAcggctccgccgccgccgggcgCTTCGCGGCCGCGGGCACGGCGGCGCTGGGAGCGCTGATGGCGCTGCTGATCGCCCTCACCGTGGCGGGCAACGCGCTGGTGATGCTGGCCTTCGTGGCGGACTCCAGCCTGCGCACCCAGAACAACTTCTTCCTCCTCAACTTGGCCATCTCGGATTTCCTCGTAG GTGCCTTCTGCATCCCCCTCTACGTGCCCTATGTGCTGACGGGGAGATGGATCTTCGGGAGAAGCCTCTGCAAACTCTGGCTGGTGGTTGATTACTTGCTGTGCACCTCTTCGGTCTTCAACATCGTCCTAATTAGCTACGACAGATTCCTCTCGGTGACAAGAGCG GTCGCCTACAGAGCCCAGCAAGGCAACACCAGGCGAGCGGTGCTGAAGATGGTGATGGTGTGGGTGTTGGCATTCCTGCTGTACGGACCTGCCATCATCAGCTGGGAGTACATATCAGGCCAGAGCATCATCCCCAGTGGGGAATGCTACGCTGAGTTCTTCTACAACTGGTATTTCCTCATGACGGCCTCCACGCTGGAGTTTTTCACCCCTTTCATCAGCGTGATGTTTTTCAACCTAAGCATTTACCTGAACATCCAGAAGCGCACCAAAATGCGCCTGGATGTTTTCCACGAGGTGCACAACCAGTCCTTCACTGAAGAGGTGGAAAGGAGCCCAGAGGCAAAGCTTTCTCTGAAATGCTGTAAGTGGGAGCAGAAGGAGTCAGCTGAGACCCTCGACCCCTCTAAGAGCAAAGCTCAAGCAGCAGCCTCGACTTCCAGCCTGGATGCCAAAGACCTGCTGGAAACAAGCTCAGAGAGCTCCAGGAAACCCAAGTGTTGCAACAAAAAGAGCTGCAAAAATTCAGCCTCCACTCTGTCCTCGGAGAAACAGGTGAAGGTCGTGTCCCAGAGCACAACTCAACGCTTCAGGCTCTCCAGAGACAAGAAAGTGGCCAAATCACTGGCAATCATTGTGGGCATTTTTGGGATTTGCTGGGCACCGTACACTCTCCTGATGATCATCCGCGCTGGCTGCCACGGCCAGTGCATCTCTGAGTTCTGGTATGAGACTTCTTTTTGGCTGCTGTGGATCAACTCAGCTGTCAACCCTGTCCTGTACCCTCTCTGCCATTCCAGCTTCAGAAGGGCTTTCATTAAACTCCTTTGTCCCAAGAAGATGAAGATTCAGCCTCACTATGCCCTTGAGAACCACTGA